Proteins from a genomic interval of Bacteroidia bacterium:
- a CDS encoding RagB/SusD family nutrient uptake outer membrane protein: MKDFLRIICVSVLMFATSCEDTLDLTPIDTGSVDGFFTSTTDVIAGVNGVYNSFTGSWWGGAFIHVQPHFEAVTENAVICCAWEYQYKAIAQGTFSPNTGGVVTWKWDYGYRAIFRINSILEVIESGVIEDLDSSSDTYKQIVGELRFLRAYVYHELTFLYGDVPLVLKTLTPAEARVITRTARSQVEDAMYADMDYAIANLQETPFQGEFGRPTKQAALSLKGRAQLFRNDFANAASTLAQVIAMEGGAVDLDPNYESLFRGSNEQSPEIIFSLQYVDSEVGAGEGNFLGAHYGPNQLAGTTASQGQGWGAFQFTQHLIDDYYMTDGLPFDQSPLYDPDNPFANRDSRFSGTFFFPGETYRGTVLIENNFNSNGAVKDIPIASRKWKNETSNNSFSSNGGEDFILIRYADILLMWAEATNEISGPTAAVYEAVNKVRARVGMPNFDVGSHTMESMRDEIKHERKVEFFMEGTRYYDLLRWRDAETVLLMPNINEARTFDPGKHYLWPIPQFAIDQSPSITQNPGY, translated from the coding sequence ATGAAAGATTTTTTAAGAATCATATGTGTATCGGTCCTCATGTTCGCAACAAGTTGTGAAGACACCCTGGACCTCACGCCCATTGATACAGGATCTGTAGATGGATTTTTCACAAGTACTACAGATGTCATAGCCGGAGTAAATGGAGTTTATAACTCCTTTACAGGTTCCTGGTGGGGAGGAGCTTTCATTCATGTTCAACCTCATTTTGAAGCTGTAACTGAAAACGCTGTTATCTGTTGCGCCTGGGAATACCAGTATAAAGCCATTGCCCAAGGTACATTTAGCCCCAATACGGGTGGAGTGGTTACCTGGAAATGGGATTATGGGTATCGCGCAATCTTTAGAATCAATTCCATATTAGAAGTTATTGAATCCGGAGTGATAGAGGATTTGGATTCCTCTTCTGACACTTACAAACAAATTGTAGGAGAACTCCGATTTTTGAGAGCCTATGTCTATCATGAGTTGACCTTCTTATATGGGGATGTTCCTTTAGTATTAAAGACGCTTACACCCGCGGAGGCTCGTGTAATTACGCGAACAGCCAGATCTCAGGTAGAGGATGCGATGTATGCAGATATGGATTATGCGATAGCCAATTTGCAAGAAACTCCTTTCCAGGGTGAATTTGGCAGACCTACCAAGCAGGCAGCTTTATCTTTGAAAGGTAGAGCCCAATTGTTCAGAAATGATTTCGCAAATGCTGCTTCTACCCTGGCTCAGGTAATTGCTATGGAAGGTGGAGCGGTGGATTTGGATCCAAATTATGAAAGCTTGTTTAGAGGATCCAACGAACAAAGTCCTGAAATCATCTTCTCACTTCAATACGTTGATTCTGAAGTAGGTGCTGGCGAAGGAAATTTCCTGGGAGCACATTATGGTCCTAATCAATTGGCAGGAACCACTGCTTCACAAGGACAGGGCTGGGGAGCTTTTCAGTTTACTCAGCATTTGATCGACGATTATTATATGACAGATGGATTACCCTTTGATCAATCTCCACTTTATGATCCAGATAATCCTTTTGCCAATAGAGATTCCCGTTTTAGTGGTACATTTTTCTTTCCCGGAGAAACCTATCGAGGAACTGTTTTGATCGAAAACAACTTTAACTCCAATGGCGCAGTAAAGGACATCCCGATTGCGTCCAGAAAATGGAAAAATGAAACCTCTAACAACAGCTTTAGCAGCAATGGTGGAGAAGACTTTATTCTAATTAGGTATGCAGATATCCTCTTGATGTGGGCAGAAGCGACCAATGAAATTTCCGGACCTACAGCCGCTGTATATGAAGCTGTTAATAAAGTTCGTGCACGTGTAGGCATGCCAAACTTTGATGTAGGTAGTCATACGATGGAAAGCATGCGAGATGAGATCAAGCATGAACGAAAAGTTGAGTTTTTCATGGAAGGAACCCGCTATTACGACCTGCTTAGATGGAGAGATGCTGAAACCGTTCTCCTTATGCCTAACATTAATGAAGCGAGAACCTTTGACCCAGGCAAGCATTACCTTTGGCCTATCCCTCAATTTGCGATAGATCAAAGTCCTAGTATTACGCAAAACCCTGGATACTAA
- a CDS encoding FG-GAP-like repeat-containing protein, with protein sequence MTEYLRPIFIAILVPLCFLPGKMFAQLTFTDATEEAGINHSFQVFQGIFGGGAAVIDFNQDGWEDVFLSGGAGPNQLLQNMGDGSFQNVSTQAGLNSLDGYVTQGAAVADVNRDGWPDLYVTTITFVFGNTFGEAPNILLINNKDGTFSDQSLSFGLVEGSFSTGASFGDVNRDGYPDLYVCNYFSNFEGSLDEFEGPLVNGNTSPAADLLYINVDGERFVESSQLYGIERAGLTFQALWTDFDNDNDLDILVANDFGDRETPNLVYRNEFPRAAFTEIGEAMDFDYGINGMGLAAADVNMDGWLDYLVTNIQISPFFINEGPDKPFREKSYNRGIGFSTIGTNDGTRVVPVSWGANFFDIDHDMDSDLYISNGCLNPSLLPNPNLFLENRGGLYREFGFETQTNDHSIGRGSVVFDYDKDGDMDLLVINQTPYQEENPEDFFRPSRLYKNENNSNYHWLKIKLEGIKSETSGIGSRIEAHLGGGEILLREIYGGSSHESQNSTIVHLGLGPYDKVDSLVIKWSASGKQVLQNIQADRLIEIAEDSEELSFQTPGFEIYPVPFTDQLWIDVPSKDIGKTLLLRLFDIQGQEIYRRLIPSTKALGNQVDIRHHLAAGIYVVKLEGEGFNYKTKLLRTN encoded by the coding sequence ATGACGGAATATCTACGCCCTATATTCATCGCTATTCTGGTTCCGCTTTGCTTTCTCCCTGGAAAAATGTTTGCTCAGCTTACATTTACAGATGCCACGGAAGAAGCTGGAATAAATCATAGTTTTCAGGTTTTTCAAGGAATATTTGGAGGCGGTGCAGCTGTTATTGATTTCAATCAGGATGGTTGGGAGGATGTCTTCCTGAGTGGTGGAGCTGGCCCCAATCAGCTTCTCCAGAATATGGGAGATGGGAGCTTCCAAAATGTAAGTACTCAGGCTGGATTAAATAGCCTGGATGGTTATGTAACCCAGGGAGCAGCAGTGGCTGATGTAAATCGTGATGGATGGCCTGATCTATATGTTACTACCATTACCTTCGTTTTCGGAAACACATTCGGTGAGGCACCCAATATCCTCCTGATTAATAATAAAGATGGAACCTTTTCTGATCAGTCTTTGAGTTTTGGTCTGGTTGAAGGAAGTTTTTCAACCGGAGCATCTTTTGGAGATGTAAATCGTGATGGCTATCCAGATCTATATGTATGCAACTACTTTAGCAATTTTGAAGGAAGCCTCGATGAATTCGAAGGCCCATTGGTAAATGGCAACACTTCCCCTGCGGCTGATCTTTTGTACATCAATGTGGATGGTGAACGATTCGTTGAATCCTCCCAACTTTATGGCATTGAGAGAGCCGGCCTCACTTTTCAAGCCTTATGGACGGACTTCGACAATGATAACGACCTTGATATTCTGGTAGCCAATGATTTTGGTGACAGGGAAACCCCCAACCTGGTGTACAGAAATGAATTTCCCCGTGCTGCTTTTACCGAAATAGGAGAAGCCATGGATTTTGATTACGGAATCAATGGAATGGGATTGGCAGCTGCTGATGTGAATATGGATGGATGGTTGGACTATTTGGTTACCAATATTCAGATTTCTCCCTTCTTTATTAATGAAGGTCCCGATAAACCCTTTCGTGAGAAATCCTACAATCGGGGCATAGGCTTTAGTACGATCGGCACCAATGATGGGACGAGGGTCGTTCCCGTAAGCTGGGGAGCCAATTTCTTTGACATCGACCATGACATGGATTCAGATCTCTACATTTCAAATGGATGCCTGAATCCTTCCCTCCTACCCAATCCCAATCTCTTTTTGGAAAACCGGGGTGGACTCTATCGTGAATTTGGATTCGAAACCCAAACCAATGACCACTCGATTGGTAGAGGCTCTGTGGTCTTTGATTATGATAAGGATGGGGACATGGATTTACTGGTTATTAATCAAACCCCCTATCAGGAAGAAAATCCCGAAGATTTCTTTCGCCCCAGTCGCTTGTACAAAAATGAAAATAACAGCAACTATCATTGGCTAAAAATAAAACTGGAGGGCATAAAATCTGAAACAAGCGGCATCGGTAGTCGAATTGAAGCCCATCTGGGAGGAGGAGAAATCCTCCTACGGGAAATCTATGGAGGTTCCAGTCATGAATCTCAAAACAGCACAATTGTCCATTTGGGTCTGGGTCCTTACGATAAAGTCGATTCTTTGGTAATTAAATGGAGTGCTTCGGGTAAACAAGTCTTGCAGAATATACAGGCAGATCGCCTCATCGAGATTGCAGAGGATAGTGAGGAGTTAAGTTTTCAAACACCCGGATTCGAAATCTATCCAGTCCCTTTCACTGATCAGTTATGGATTGATGTTCCCAGCAAAGATATCGGGAAGACCCTTTTGCTCAGGCTTTTTGATATACAGGGCCAGGAAATTTATCGAAGGTTAATCCCCAGTACCAAAGCTCTGGGCAATCAGGTTGATATCAGACACCATTTAGCCGCTGGAATATATGTCGTAAAACTGGAAGGCGAAGGTTTCAATTATAAAACAAAACTCCTGAGAACAAATTAA
- a CDS encoding mandelate racemase/muconate lactonizing enzyme family protein has product MNISSIETFVLSDKLGKSFSFSQWEYSERRICIVKITTDEGLVGWGEGYGPADVLAAGIKLLCPLLMGKDPLEQETLWFEMYRKTLDFARRGVLVASISALDIALWDLKGKALNLPVCKLLGGQFRDKIMPYATGLYFTESPNLPAELADEARSYVKEGFKAIKMKVGLSVKADLRHVQMVREAIGNEIMLMVDSNHAYSLREAAELARLIEPYNIGWFEEPVSPEFYHHYKELRSKTSIPIAGGECEYLRYGFQKLLQNDSVDILQVDICGAGGLTEAKRIAALASTYGVEIIPHTWGSGIAFHTALHFIANLEPIPGRLINPDFFIEYDRTENGIREQLTHPAIQMEGGMISVPQKPGLGIEVDEDIIRFYSDEMLIN; this is encoded by the coding sequence ATGAATATAAGTAGCATAGAAACCTTTGTTTTGTCAGATAAGCTAGGGAAGAGTTTCTCATTTTCTCAATGGGAATACAGTGAAAGAAGAATCTGCATCGTAAAGATTACCACTGATGAAGGCCTGGTAGGTTGGGGAGAAGGCTATGGGCCTGCAGATGTGCTGGCAGCTGGCATAAAACTTTTATGCCCATTGCTCATGGGAAAAGATCCCCTGGAGCAGGAAACCCTATGGTTTGAAATGTATCGGAAAACCCTGGATTTTGCCAGAAGAGGGGTTCTGGTAGCCTCAATTAGTGCCCTCGATATTGCATTGTGGGACTTGAAAGGCAAAGCTTTGAACTTACCTGTTTGCAAACTCCTGGGAGGGCAATTTCGGGATAAAATTATGCCTTATGCGACAGGACTCTACTTTACAGAAAGTCCGAACCTGCCAGCAGAATTGGCCGATGAAGCTCGAAGCTATGTAAAGGAAGGATTTAAGGCCATAAAAATGAAGGTCGGTTTGTCGGTAAAAGCAGACCTCAGACATGTGCAAATGGTGAGAGAAGCCATAGGTAATGAGATTATGCTCATGGTGGATTCCAATCATGCCTATTCTCTAAGAGAAGCTGCTGAGCTCGCCCGCCTTATTGAACCCTACAATATTGGATGGTTTGAAGAACCCGTTTCTCCTGAATTCTATCATCACTATAAAGAACTAAGGAGTAAAACTAGCATACCCATTGCCGGGGGAGAATGTGAATACCTCCGTTATGGATTTCAAAAACTTTTGCAGAACGATTCTGTAGATATTTTACAGGTAGATATATGCGGAGCAGGAGGACTGACAGAGGCTAAGAGAATTGCAGCGCTTGCCAGCACCTATGGAGTTGAAATTATCCCCCATACCTGGGGTTCGGGCATAGCCTTTCATACGGCTTTACATTTTATTGCCAATCTGGAACCGATTCCAGGTCGCCTGATCAATCCCGATTTTTTTATTGAGTATGATCGTACCGAAAATGGCATTCGAGAGCAACTAACTCACCCAGCTATCCAAATGGAAGGAGGCATGATTTCCGTTCCCCAAAAGCCCGGTCTGGGCATTGAAGTTGATGAGGATATCATTCGATTTTATTCAGATGAAATGCTAATCAATTGA
- a CDS encoding sulfatase produces the protein MMAIQTYFAIKDLGERKILFLVLLFSLLFSQILSKTPASDKPNVLMIMIDDLNDCIEGMSGHRQSISPHIKKLADSGVFFKQAYTNAPMCGPSRASLFTGIYPHHSRNFFQAPWFKNEVLNNSRTIMEQFKDAGYGVYGTGKIMHHNQEHLWTEFENPADYGPSPFNGKERVPHPDVPAPFFDIGWVDGSLGPFVNLEGRKDQAGKALLWTTGNGNNIPYKEMRYRNDEDRDPTPDEVNANWAANMIRNFSKNKSDQAFFLAVGFLRPHTPLLAPQKYFDRFPLDEIELATIKEGDSDDTHLNVAYKGDVFTLRFGREMHEAISKAYGGREMGLKKWTQAYLACVAAVDDNVGTVMDALNNSPLKENTIVILASDHGFHMGEKAYLYKNSLWEESTRIPLIMRVPNMTKAGSRIEQSISLIDVYPTLIELCNLPNETKKNSKGHALDGRSLLPLLKNPKTTSWKNKPALTVVYAGPEYLNDPAKQHYALRSNRYRYILYNNGQEELYDHKKDPFEWANIAHKKKKRRKLFRQEIQAYFKENKLGALENLQLP, from the coding sequence ATGATGGCTATTCAAACATACTTTGCGATCAAGGATTTGGGGGAAAGAAAAATCTTATTTCTTGTTCTGCTTTTTTCCCTGCTTTTCTCACAAATCCTGTCGAAAACTCCCGCTTCCGACAAGCCCAATGTTTTGATGATCATGATAGATGATCTCAATGATTGTATTGAAGGAATGAGTGGGCACCGACAAAGTATCAGTCCTCATATTAAGAAACTGGCTGATTCAGGCGTCTTCTTTAAACAAGCCTATACCAATGCTCCGATGTGCGGTCCTTCTCGTGCCAGCTTGTTCACCGGAATTTATCCTCATCATTCCAGAAACTTCTTCCAGGCTCCCTGGTTCAAAAATGAAGTGCTCAATAATAGTCGAACCATCATGGAGCAATTTAAGGATGCAGGCTATGGGGTTTACGGAACGGGGAAAATTATGCACCACAATCAAGAGCATCTTTGGACTGAGTTTGAAAATCCGGCCGATTATGGACCATCTCCCTTCAATGGAAAGGAAAGAGTCCCCCACCCCGATGTTCCAGCTCCCTTTTTTGACATCGGATGGGTAGATGGTTCCCTTGGTCCTTTTGTAAATCTGGAAGGGAGAAAGGATCAGGCAGGGAAAGCACTTCTATGGACCACCGGAAATGGAAACAACATTCCCTACAAAGAAATGAGATACCGAAATGATGAGGATCGAGACCCTACACCTGATGAGGTAAATGCCAATTGGGCAGCGAATATGATTCGAAATTTCTCTAAAAATAAGTCCGATCAAGCTTTTTTTCTTGCAGTAGGCTTTTTAAGACCTCACACTCCCTTGCTTGCTCCTCAAAAATATTTTGACCGTTTCCCACTCGATGAAATTGAATTGGCTACTATAAAAGAAGGAGATTCAGATGACACCCATTTGAATGTCGCATATAAAGGAGATGTATTCACCTTAAGATTTGGGAGGGAAATGCATGAAGCAATAAGCAAGGCTTATGGAGGTAGAGAAATGGGATTAAAAAAGTGGACGCAGGCCTATTTGGCTTGTGTGGCTGCAGTAGATGACAATGTAGGGACGGTAATGGATGCGCTCAACAATTCTCCTCTTAAAGAAAACACCATCGTCATATTGGCAAGTGATCATGGCTTTCATATGGGAGAAAAAGCCTATCTCTATAAAAACTCTCTCTGGGAAGAAAGTACACGCATCCCTCTGATAATGCGAGTCCCAAATATGACAAAAGCAGGAAGCAGGATTGAGCAAAGTATTTCCCTTATCGATGTATATCCTACCCTAATTGAACTCTGCAATTTGCCAAATGAAACAAAAAAGAATTCGAAAGGGCATGCTCTGGACGGAAGGAGTTTGCTTCCCTTGTTAAAAAATCCTAAGACCACATCCTGGAAGAATAAGCCTGCCTTGACTGTAGTTTATGCCGGACCTGAGTATCTGAATGATCCTGCAAAACAGCACTATGCTTTGAGGTCCAATCGCTATAGATACATCCTTTATAATAATGGACAGGAAGAACTCTACGATCACAAAAAAGACCCTTTTGAATGGGCCAACATAGCCCACAAAAAGAAAAAAAGACGCAAGCTATTTCGACAAGAAATTCAAGCCTACTTTAAAGAAAATAAATTGGGCGCTCTTGAGAACCTGCAGCTCCCATAA
- a CDS encoding glycoside hydrolase family 2 TIM barrel-domain containing protein — protein sequence MTCSLFSQEERSLSLDGAWEIIFDEHNEGREADWMKDKIFSNHASKEFIQLPIAWETIKQDYEGVAFYRKEFEVPADWENKLIRLHFGAVNYLSEVWINDEVVGYHEGGFSPFEFRVDEMIKVGEKNVVTLRVVGPLFLSDKEIDGMKALETPQWRGGISGGIWQSVQLLASEQLYIDDVYIQPNIQNNTASIQVLLDYTGIQNKNIELQLNIYEVNESSEVGLHKEIWELHSGKNQHSWTLPIPKSHYWSPDDPFLYRLEVTTHIDGEMADSWSGRFGMRALTIKDKDFYLNGKKIYLKASFFEGLYPNGIAHPDSKEMIRKEIQMAKDAGFNLIRPWRRPPVPLWLDLADEMGVLVVGSPALECMQLPFSTPYLPMRVENEVRQAILRDRNRACIIQWELFNELHRPVLKQMMRPMAMLARELDPSRLILDESGGWAFGANMYLPYEYEATKFNDIHNYPGPFINKDRYDGYLSIGMTEEEKKRAGYTARTPGRNVLPGLMSYVSELGYGSLPDLTVNNEKFAQVGNPLTPAFRYHKRLHEGQVRILEESNFKYLYPDMQKFYLEQQLIHGTANKRMIEAVRANPEVDGYCIHALVAGDWIMGAGLMDLWRNPKSYAYEGTKAANQPRILSIRSIPRNIYAEKGSKIEIIGINEKNEIATDLCIEVLSEKGKKVYSQKLEKNWEEGVSTLFNHSLNSSRMKGSYQIKAKILDSDGNLLAENSTPIDVFRSKDLQSKNKEVLIHDEQGNLSRFLEQRNITLSELNSSSSISLPLLVSGNPANFEDALLEQILQHSKKGGKTVFIEGFANAFQEENSKFPFQARVHPSVGLWTCIPHLIREHPIFKGLPSNEMMKDIYENVWANRTLRNLKAEDGKLNVLVGSMGFDWFSREHKMHYSGPGEEWWGSDVAELSYGKGSIIFSQLRLVEHLGKDPVADKILLNLLNYLTP from the coding sequence ATGACATGCTCCCTGTTTTCTCAGGAAGAAAGAAGTCTCTCCCTGGACGGAGCTTGGGAAATCATTTTTGATGAACATAATGAAGGGCGAGAAGCTGACTGGATGAAGGACAAAATATTTTCCAATCATGCTTCTAAGGAATTCATTCAGCTTCCAATCGCCTGGGAAACCATTAAGCAAGACTATGAAGGAGTCGCTTTTTATCGCAAGGAATTTGAAGTGCCAGCAGACTGGGAAAACAAACTTATTCGTCTGCACTTTGGCGCGGTAAACTACCTCTCCGAAGTATGGATCAATGATGAAGTAGTTGGCTACCATGAAGGAGGATTTAGTCCTTTTGAATTTCGGGTAGATGAAATGATTAAGGTGGGTGAAAAGAATGTCGTAACCCTACGAGTTGTCGGGCCTCTGTTTTTATCCGATAAAGAAATCGACGGGATGAAAGCTCTTGAAACTCCTCAATGGAGAGGAGGTATCTCCGGAGGGATTTGGCAATCTGTACAGCTTTTGGCCAGCGAGCAATTGTATATAGATGACGTATATATCCAACCCAATATCCAGAACAATACGGCCAGCATTCAAGTACTGCTTGATTATACAGGAATTCAGAATAAAAATATAGAGCTGCAACTCAACATTTATGAGGTTAATGAAAGCAGTGAAGTAGGACTTCACAAGGAAATTTGGGAGCTTCATTCAGGTAAAAATCAGCACAGCTGGACCCTGCCTATTCCCAAGTCCCATTATTGGTCTCCGGATGATCCTTTCTTATATCGCTTGGAAGTCACTACCCATATTGATGGGGAAATGGCAGATAGTTGGTCCGGAAGATTCGGCATGCGAGCCTTGACTATCAAAGACAAAGATTTCTATCTGAATGGAAAGAAAATTTACCTCAAAGCCTCTTTTTTCGAAGGACTCTATCCCAATGGAATTGCACATCCCGACTCCAAAGAGATGATCCGGAAGGAAATTCAAATGGCCAAGGATGCAGGTTTTAATTTGATTCGACCCTGGAGGAGGCCACCGGTTCCACTTTGGTTGGATTTGGCGGATGAAATGGGAGTTCTGGTTGTAGGCAGTCCCGCACTTGAATGCATGCAACTCCCCTTCTCTACTCCCTATTTGCCTATGCGAGTAGAAAATGAAGTCAGACAAGCCATTCTCCGCGACCGAAACCGAGCCTGTATTATTCAATGGGAATTATTCAACGAACTCCATCGACCTGTACTAAAGCAAATGATGCGGCCTATGGCCATGCTTGCCCGTGAACTAGACCCTAGTCGTCTTATCCTCGATGAGTCAGGTGGTTGGGCATTTGGAGCAAATATGTATCTCCCCTATGAATACGAAGCCACAAAATTCAATGATATCCACAATTATCCGGGACCATTTATCAATAAGGACCGCTATGATGGATATTTATCGATTGGTATGACTGAAGAAGAAAAGAAAAGGGCAGGATATACGGCCCGGACACCAGGTAGAAATGTCCTTCCCGGACTCATGTCTTATGTTTCTGAATTAGGCTACGGGAGTTTGCCGGATTTGACGGTCAATAATGAAAAATTTGCACAAGTGGGCAATCCGCTTACTCCCGCTTTTCGCTATCACAAACGACTTCATGAAGGTCAAGTAAGAATACTGGAGGAAAGTAATTTCAAATACCTCTATCCGGATATGCAGAAATTCTACCTGGAACAACAGCTCATTCACGGAACGGCTAATAAGCGAATGATAGAAGCAGTCCGAGCAAACCCTGAAGTGGATGGATATTGTATCCATGCATTGGTGGCAGGAGATTGGATCATGGGAGCGGGCTTGATGGATTTATGGCGAAATCCTAAATCCTATGCCTATGAAGGAACCAAAGCAGCAAATCAGCCCCGGATACTGAGTATCAGAAGTATTCCACGAAACATTTATGCTGAAAAAGGAAGTAAAATCGAAATAATCGGAATCAATGAGAAAAATGAGATAGCAACTGATTTATGTATAGAAGTGCTTTCAGAGAAAGGGAAAAAGGTGTATTCCCAAAAGCTTGAAAAAAACTGGGAGGAAGGAGTCTCTACTTTATTTAATCATAGCCTAAACAGCTCCAGAATGAAAGGGAGCTATCAAATAAAAGCTAAAATTCTCGATTCGGATGGGAATCTACTGGCAGAAAATTCAACTCCTATAGACGTATTTCGATCCAAAGACCTCCAAAGCAAAAATAAAGAAGTCCTCATTCACGATGAACAGGGTAATCTGAGTCGTTTTCTAGAGCAGAGAAATATTACCCTTTCCGAACTTAACAGCTCTAGCTCCATTTCTCTGCCTCTTCTTGTAAGTGGAAATCCGGCAAACTTTGAGGATGCCCTACTGGAGCAGATTTTACAACACAGCAAAAAAGGTGGGAAAACGGTTTTTATCGAAGGCTTTGCAAATGCATTTCAGGAAGAGAATTCAAAATTTCCCTTCCAGGCCAGGGTTCATCCATCTGTTGGGCTTTGGACCTGTATTCCTCACCTGATTCGAGAACATCCCATTTTCAAGGGTTTGCCTTCAAATGAAATGATGAAAGACATTTACGAGAACGTTTGGGCAAATAGAACCCTGCGTAACCTTAAAGCTGAAGATGGAAAGTTGAATGTGCTAGTAGGTTCTATGGGATTTGATTGGTTCTCACGTGAACATAAAATGCACTATTCTGGTCCGGGAGAAGAATGGTGGGGTTCAGATGTTGCAGAGCTAAGTTATGGCAAAGGGAGTATCATATTCTCCCAACTGAGACTGGTAGAGCATCTGGGAAAAGATCCTGTGGCTGATAAGATTTTACTCAATCTACTCAACTACCTGACTCCTTAA